Below is a genomic region from Pseudomonas extremaustralis.
CTCGACAAACCGTTCATAGACGCCACGCTGAATCAGAAACCGCGTGGACGAAATGCAGACCTGCCCCGTCCCGCGAAACCGGTTCGCAACCCCTTCGATAGCGGCCTTTTCGATGTCGGCGTCGTCGAACACCAACACCGGCCCGTGCCCGCCCAATTCCAGGGTAATCGGCTTGACCCCTTCGGCAGCGCGGGCCGACAGCAACCGACCGATAGGCACCGAACCGGTGAAGGTCACCTTGCGGATGATCGGTGAAGCGATCAACTGGCTGGAGACTTGATCCGGCACGCCGAAGACCACTTGCAACACGCCTTTGGGCAACCCGGCATCGTCGAGGGCCCGAGCCAGGGCCAGCGCGGTGGCCGGGCTTTCTTCGCCGGGCTTGAGGATGACACTGCACCCTGCGGCCAGGGCTGCCGAAAGCTTGCGGGCGGGGGTAATGGCCGGGAAATTCCACGGCGTGAATGCAGCGACCGGGCCGATGGCCTGGCGTTTCACCAGTTGCAGCACACCGGGACGGTTGGCCGGAACGACACGCCCGTCGATACGGCGCGCGCTTTCGGCAAACCACTCGAAGTACTCGGCCGCACGGGTGACTTCATCCAGGCTTTCCCCCAGCGGCTTGCCTTCTTCCAGGGTCATTTGTTCGGCGATGCGCGGGGCGCGTTCCAGGATAAGGTCGGCGGCGCGCTTGAGAATTTTCGCGCGCTGGTCGGGGACGGTCTGGCGCCATTGTTCAAAGCTCACCTGAGCCACCTCGAGCGCGTGATCGAGGTCGTCTGCGCTAGCGAGTGGAACACGGCCTATCTCGCAGGCGGTGGCGGGGTTAACGACAGCGGCGGTTGCGCGCCCTTCGGCGCTGATCCAATCACCACCGATAAAAAGATAAAGCGGATCGTAAGCAACGTTCATGGACTTGGCCTTCAATGGGTTGTCGGATAACGTCAGGCGCCTGAATGGCGTGTTCAGGCCGCCTGTGCAACCCAGTCTATGGAAGGTCAACCGATTGATTTAGTCGGCCAAGAGGGAATCAATGTTGTACCCAGCGGTAATATCGAGCAGCGGGCAGAACGGCTGAAACCAGGTCAACAGGAAGGTCAGGATGGATAAGCTTTCGAATATGTCGGTGTACATAAAGGTTGTGGAGATGGGCAGTTTCACGGCGGTGGCGAATCATCTGGAGTCAACCGTCGGTAACGTATCGCGGGCTGTTTCCGCGCTAGAAAACATGCTCGACACCCGCCTGATACAGCGCTCGACCCGCCGTCTCTCGATCACTGACGCCGGCCGCCGCTTTTACGAGCGCTGCACCAAAATCCTCGCGGACCTCGAGCATGCCGAAGCCGAAGCGAGTAACGCAGCGTTGACCCCCAGGGGGACGTTGCGGGTGCATTGTGTGCCGGGGCTCGCGCGGCATCTGGTCACCGGTGCCGTGCTGGAGTACCGCGAGGAGTTCCCGGAAGTGACCGTGGACTTGATGCTGTCCCAGCGCATGCCCAACCTGTTGGAAGACCAACTGGACGTGTCGATTCTGATTGCCCGAACGCTGCCGGATTCAGCGTATGTCAGCCAAAAGATCGGCATCAGCCATTGTGTGCTGGTGGCGTCGCCAGAATACCTGCAACGACACGCCGCCCCTCTAACACCAGAAGACCTCAACGATCATCAGTGCTTGCTATTGGGCACCGTCGATTATGTGCGGGATGAGTGGCAATTGAAGAGCAAGACCGGGGATGCCACGTTTACCCCCAAGGGCCCGAGTTTCAGCGTCAACGATATGGACGCCATGGCGGTCGCCGTCAGGGCGGGAGCAGGCATAGGTTTGCTGGCCGGTTTTTCAGCCATCGAGGATTTGCGTTCAGGCAGGCTCGTGCGCGTATTGCCCGAGTTTCATACTTACGAGCGCAATGTTTACGCGGTCTATACATCCCGTCAGTTCATCGATGCAAAAATCACTCGCTTCATCGACACGTTAAAAACCCGGGTCGGTGCTCAGTTGACGATGACAGCTCAGGAACTGATTGCCTGAAGCAAGCACATTAAGTTCGGCGGGGAGGCAACTAACGCGACGGACTCAATGAGCCTTGAATGATGCCAGGCCTGAAGCGCTTGGCAGAAGTGAAACCAACTTCACACGTGTTCTATCTCTCTTCGCGCCTCAGTGTAACCACCCTGAGGCGCAATCATTTCAAGGGTTGATCAATCAACCGTTGCTGCAACCGTTGCCCATTGCTTCGTATGCCAGGATATGACGTTTGCCCTGGGAGTCTTCATAAGTCATGCGCATCGGTACTACAGCGCACACATCGGCGGCCTCGGATTGAGAGATCACTTTGGCAATATCAAGATGTGTGGAGTAAGTGTATTGCTCAACTTGCACTTGTTGATCGTCAACCGCAGCCGCGCCTTCTTGGGCCATGACCAAACCGCTAAAACCAAACAGTGCGAAGAGTGCTACTGAAACTTTCATGAGGCTTTCCTTTAATTAAGTTTCGATGATTTAAATCAGAAACTTTATCGATGAAATGCACAGAACGATCAGTCGCTGTAAACCAAACAAGTTGTCTGCCGACGATTACAAGTGACTGCGGGCTTAAAGCCTTTTGCTGTGCTGGCAGGAAGAACTTTATGCCTGCGCCCCCAAGAGAAACAGCCATGAATCTGATAAAGACTGTTATGCATTCAGACAACAATCGCGCTGGCCCTCTCGCGTTAAAGCGGCCTGCAAACGCTCTTTTTCATCTTGCCGGTGACCTCTACCGACAAGTCGCTGCCGGGTAAAACCCGGCAGGCCAGCACGATGCCATCGGCCAGCTCGGCCGCACTGACATGGGCGCGGCTCATCACCTTGGCGACATACTCGCCGCTCAGAATGCGCACTTTGCACACCCCGCAACCGCCGCCCCGACAGCCGAGCGGTATGCCCCGCCGCCCCAATCGCGCCATGCCCTCCAACACCGATTCACGCTCATCGCAGGGATACTGCTCGCCGGTGTCTTCAATCACGATCTGGTATTTCATCGCACACACCCCCACACGCCGATGCTCACGGGGCGTCCTGCGCTTGCTCTGCACGCTCGAGGATTTCCTGTTGGCGCAACTGCGCGGCATCATGCCCGCCGATGCACCAATCCTGCGGATCGACACGGATGCAGCGACCGCGGATCAGGCCCTGCTCGACCGCGAGGGTCGCGCTGAGCAGGTCGGTGAAGCCGCGCATCAACGCCTGGCGTTCATCCAGCGGGCGGCCTTCGAGGACGAAGAACTCAAAGAACGGTGCATGCCGCCCGCTGACTTCGACCACTTCACCGGCCACCGCACACTCGGTCGCCGCATGCAGCGTGATAAAGGCCCTGACCCGTTCGACGGGTGAATGCAGCACCAGGCTGTAAAGCTGTGAGGCGTCCTTGAGCAAGCAGGCTTTTTGCTCGGCGCTGCAATGGCCGTCCACCAGATGAAAGTTCACGACAGGCATAGGGGCGATCTCGCTGAATTATTGTTGGTTTTATGCGCTGGCAGCTCGATGCGCAGCTCGCTCAAGGCAGGCCGCGACGCCGCCCGGAATCAAGCATCAGGCTGGAGCCGGTCATCGCATCGGCCTCGGGCGCCAGCAACAGGCTCACGGCCCAGGCCACTTGGGCTGGCGTGGTCAAGGCGCCGAGGGACGACTCTGCGCACATCTCGCCCAGCACCGCCTCGGCACTGATACCGCGCTGCCGGGCCCGGTCTGCGGCCACCCGGTGCAAGCGCTCGGTGTCTGCCGGTCCTGGGGCGATCAGATGCGCGGTTATACCGCGTTCACCATAGGCCAGGCTCAGTTGGCGCACGGCGTTCATCAGCGCCGCATTGGCCACCCCGGCAGCGGCGGCATAGGCCGTGGGTTCAAAGCCGTAGTGACCGCCGATGGCCACCAACCGCGAGCCTTTCACCAGATGCCCATCCACCGCGCGCACCAGGCGCAACAGCCCGCCGACCTTGATATTCACCGCATCCACCAACGCAGCGGTGGGTGCATCAAGAATACCGCCGACAACCGCCACGCCAGGCCCGTGCACAATCATGCGCACCGGCCGCTCCAGCACGGCGCGCAGGCTCGCCACCGCGCTGTCGCTGGCGATGTCGGCGACGCAGGCAATCAGCCCTGGATGGCGATCGACCAGTTCGTCGAGGGCGTCGGCACTGCGCGCCACCGCGACCACATCCAGGTCACTGGCGCTTAACCGCGCCACAATCTGCCGGCCAAACGCGCCCGTCGCCCCGACCACCACGGCCAGTTCTTTTTGCGTACTCATGTTCAAACTCTCGCATTCAGTCAGGGGCCCGCAGCGCACGCCCCTGCGGGCCATCAGGTCGGCAACGGAACGCCACGTTCTTTCGCCATGGTGAGGGCGGTGTCCTGGATCATGTCTTCCTGGCCGCCGATCATTTTCTTGCGCCCCAGCTCCACCAGGATGTCCCGCGCCGGCACGCCGAACTGCAGGGCCGCACGTTTGGCGTGCAGCAGGAAGGTGGAGTAGACGCCGGTATAGCCCAGGGTCAGCGACTCGCGGTCGACCCGCACGATGTGCTCCATCATCGGCACGATGATGTCCTCGGCCACGTCCATCAGCTTGAACAGGTCGGTACCGGTTTCGATCCCCATGCGCTCGCACACGGCCGCGAACACCTCCAGCGGAGTATTGCCCGCCCCGGCGCCGAGCCCCGCGACCGAACCGTCGATACGGCTGGCGCCGGCCTCGATGGCGGCAATCGAGTTGGCCACGCCCATGCCCAGGTTATGGTGGCCGTGGAAGCCGATCTCGGTGTGCGGATCAAGCACCTCGCGCAGCGCGCCGATCCGCGCCTTCACGTCTTCGGGCAGCATGTAGCCGGCCGAGTCGGTGACGTACACCGTCTGCGCGCCGTAGGACTCCATCAGCTTGCCCTGGCGGGCGATGCCGGCCGCATCGTTGAGGTGCGCCATCATCAGGAACCCGGAGGTATCCATACCCAGTTTTCGCGCATAGGCGATGTGCTGCGGCGAGGTGTCCGCCTCGGTGCAGTGGGTGGCAACGTGCACGCTGCGCGCGCCGCAATCGTAGGCCGAGTGCAGCTCCTTCATGGTGCCCAGCCCCGGAATCAGCAACACGGACACCTTCGCCTGCTTCATCAGCGGGGCCACCGCGCTGATGTATTCCTCGTTGCTGTGGGGCGCGAAGCCATGTTGCAGCGAGTTGCCCCCCAGGCCACCGCCATGGGTGACTTGTATGTAAGGCACACCGGCGGCGTCCAGCGCGGTGGCGACCTTGACCATCTGCGCGACGCTGATCTGCTCGCGCTTGGCGTGCATGCCGTCGCGCAGGCACATGTCATGCAGGATCACTTTGCGGCCCTGCAGGCTCGTAGGGTTGGATGGGTTCATTACGCGACCTCCGGGGCTTTAAGGTGAAGCGTGCCGGCGAGTATTTCCTCGGCGAACATCTCGGCCGTGCGGGTGGCGGCCGCAGTCATGATGTCCAGGTTGCCGGCGTAGGTGGGCAGGTAGTCGCCCAGGCCCGCTACCTCCATGAAGACCGAGACTTTCTTGCCGTCGAAAATAGGACCGTTGACCAGGCGATAACCCGGCACGTATTTCGTCACTTCGCCGATCATTTGCAGGATCGACTCACGGATGCGCACACGGTCGGGCTCGTCATCGGTCAGGCAATAAATGGTGTTGCGCATCAGCATGGGCGGCTCGGCCGGGTTGATGATGGCCAACGCCTTGCCCTTGCGCGCGCCACCGATTTTCTCGATGGCACTCGAGGTGGTGTTGGTGAATTCATCGAGGTTGGCGCGGGTGCCCGGGCCGATCGACTTGGACGCCAGGCTGGCAACGATCTCGGCGTAGGCCACGCTCTGAATGCGCGAGACGGCATTGACGATGGGAATGGTGGCCTGCCCGGCGCAGGAGATCATGTTGACATTCATCTGCAGGGTCTTCGCGTGTTCGCGCAGGTTCACCGGCGGCACGCACAGCGGACCGATGGCCGCCGGGGTCAGGTCGATCATCAACACGCCCAGGGCATTGAGCTTGCGGCTGTTTTCCGCGTGCACATAGGCACTGGTGGCGTCGAACGCGATCTGAATGCCATCCTCCAACACGTGCGGGAGCAGGCCATCGACGCCTTCGTGGGTGGTTTTCAAGCCCAACTCGCGGGCCCGCAGCAGCCCTTCGGAGTTAGGGTCGATGCCCACCATCCAGACCGGTTCAAGCACCGGACTGCGCAGGATCTTGTAGATCAGATCGGTGCCGATGTTGCCGGAACCGATCAACGCACATTTGATCTTTTTCATTGGCCCTGCTCCCGCTGCTTGGCAGCGCGCTGCGCCATGTCCAGGCCGGCCACGTAAAACCCGTCGCGCGCGTGCTCGGTGATCAGGATCCGCACGGTTTCCGCCGGGCATTGCAGGCTCAGGCATACCGCTTCAGTGACCGCGACCGCCATACGGCTCTTTTGCTCGGCAGTGCGGCCCTCGGCCAAATGCATTTCAATAATGGGCATGACTGCCTCCAGGGTGCTTGTGGTTATTCAACGAAACGCATCGATACGCTGCCCAACTCTTGGAAGCGCGCGACTATGCTGTCGCCGGGCTTCACCGCGATGGCTTCGGTAATGCCGCCGCTCATCACGAAGCTGCCGGCAGGCAACGACTCGTCCATCTCGGCGAGGATATTCACCAACATGGCGATGGCTTCGGCCGGGTGCCCCATCACCGCCGCAGCGGCGCCCATGGTCACGATCTCGCCATTCTTTTCCATCACCACCCCCAGGGTCGGCAGGTCCAGATCCGCGACGTAGCGGCTACGCCCACCGCCCACGAAACGCGCCGAGGAACCGTTGTCGGCGATCACGCTGGCCAGGTCGAACTTGAACCCGGAAAACCGCGAGTCGATGATTTCCACCGCCGGGAGTACGTAGTCGGTGGCGGCCAACACATCGGCGGCGGTGCAACCGGGGCCGCGCAACTCGGCCTTCATGACAAAGGCGACTTCACACTCGACCCGTGGATGCACAAGGTCAGCGGTGCTGATCGCCGAGCTTTCGGGGCGGGCCATGCGGTCGGTGAGAAAGCCGATCGAGGGCACGCTGACGCCCATTTGCTGCATCTTCGCCTTGGAGGTCAGCCCGGCTTTCCAGCCGACTTGCCGGTGGCCCTGGGCGATATAGCGGCGACGCAGTTCGTTCTGCACCGCGTAGCCATCGGCGATGGTCATCTGCGGGTAGTCGTCGGTCAGTTTGGGGATGGCATAGGCTCGGGTCTGTGCGCCTTCGACCCGTTCGCACAGGCGCACGATGTCTTCGCGGGACAGCGTCAGTTCGCGGCTCATACGGCGCTCCTTCCAGAAAATTTCACCCGGCAACTGCCCAGGCCGCCGACCCGGCAGACCAACTCGTCGCCCTCCGCCACCGGCACCAGCGCCGACTGCGAGCCGGAGAGGATCACCTCCCCCGCTTTGAACGGAATGCCCAGTTCACCCAGCGTGTTGGCCAGCCAGGCCACGGCATTGGCGGGCGAGCCTTGCACGGCGGCGCCCACGCCGGTGGAGAACACCTCGCCGTTCTTCTCCAGCACCATGCCGGCCAGGGTGATATCCAACCGGCGCGGATCGCCCCGGGTGGTGCCCAGTACAAACACGCCACAGGAGGCGTTGTCCGCGACCGTGTCCTGGATCTTGATTTGCCAGTCGCGGATGCGCGAATCGACCACTTCGAAACACGGCACCACATAGTCCGTGGCGCGAATCACGTCCATGGCGGTGATGCCCGGTCCCTTGAGGTCATGCTTGAGGACAAAGGCCAGTTCTGCCTCGGCCTTGGGCTGGATCATCTGGCCCAGGTCGAGGGTGTCGCCGTCGGCAAACACCATGCCCGAGGTGAGCATGCCGAAATCCGGCTGGTACACGCCGAGAAAGTCCTGCACGGGCTTGCTGGTGGCGCCGATTTTCTTGCCGACGATGGTTTCCCCGGCGGCCAGGCGCCGGGCAATGAAGCGCTCCTGGATGCGGTAGGCATCCTCGATGCGGATCTGCGGTTCACGGCTGAGCAACGGCGCGATGACGCGGCGGGACACGAACGCCTGATACAGCTCGTCGCCGTACTGCTCGATGGTTTGCTGATTCATGGGGGAGCCTCAGAGTTTCACGCAGACGTTGCGGGTTTCGGTGTAGAACTCCAGCGAATGCACGCCGCCTTCACGGCCGATCCCGGACTGTTTGGAACCGCCAAACGGCGTACGCAAGTCGCGCAGGAACCAGCTGTTGATCCAGGTGATGCCCACGTCGATGCGGGCCGCCATGCGGTGCGCTCGCGCCAGGTCGCGGGTCCAGAGGGTGGTCGACAGGCCGTATTCGGTAGCGTTGGCCTTGGCGACCACCTCGTCTTCGCTATCGAAGGGCGAGATGTGGCAGCACGGGCCGAAAATTTCCTGTTGCACGACCGCTGCGCTCTCCGGCAGACCGGTCCAAATGGTCGGTTGTACCCAGGCGCCAGCCGCCAGGTCGGACGGCATCTGCGGCACGCCGCCGCCGGTCACCACGGTGGCGCCCTCCTCGACCGCCTTGCGGTAGTACGACAGGACTTTTTCCCGGTGTTCCTGGCTGATCAGCGGGCCGTAATTAGCGTGACGATCATCGGGGCGGCCGTACTTCACCGCCTCGGCCTTGGCCTTCAGCGCTTGCACGAAACGCGCGAAGATCGGCCGCTCGACATACACCCGCTCAGTGCCCAGGCACACCTGCCCGGTGTTGAGGAACACCGAACGGGAAAAGCTCTCCACCGCCGCGTCGAAATCGGCATCGGCGAAGACAATGCCGGCGTTCTTGCCGCCCAACTCGAACGACACATCACGCATGCCCTCGGCAGCGGCTTTCATGATCGCCGTGCCGGTACGCGTCTCGCCGGTAAAGGTAATGGCGTCGACCTGCGGATGCCGAGTGACGAACTCCCCGGCCGAATCCGGACCGAAGCCGTGCACCACGTTGTACACGCCCTTGGGGATGCCGACCGTGTTCATCACTTCGCCCAGCAGGGTGGCGGTTTGCGGCGATTCTTCCGATGGCTTGACCACCACGGTATTGCCGCAGGCCAGGGCCGGGCCGACCTTCCAGGTCATCAACATGAAGGGTGCGTTCCACGGGCAGACCACCCCGATCACGCCCTTGGGCCGGCGCAGCGTGTAGTTCAACGCGCCACGGCCGTCGGGGGTATCCATCGGGAACGCCTCGCTGGCGACGTTCTTGATCACGTCGGCGAACACTTTGAAGTTGGCCGCGCCGCGCGGGATGAACACATGCTTCATCACGTGCTCGGGCTGGCCGGTGTCGGACATCTCCGCTTCGACGAAGTCATCGAAGCGCCGGGTGATTTCGTTGGCCACGCCGTACAGCAGCTCGACGCGCTGCTCGGTGCCCAGGCGGCCCCATTCGCCCTGCAAGGCAGTGCGTGCGGCGCTGACGGCCGCGTCCACCTCGCCACGCCCGGCTTCGCTGACCGAGCAGATGACGCTGTTGTCCAGCGGGGAGTGTTTGTTGAACCGTACACCGCTGGCAGCGTCGGTAAACTCACCGGCAATGAAGTGCTTGATCTGGCGCATGAGAGCTCCGTAGTTATTGTTCGTATGACGACCGCCCGTACCTGCCACGGCCCGTCCGGCATGAGTCCCTGGGTGCGAGTCTAGAAAAGCCGGCAGATACCGACTAATACTTTATTTGGCCCCACTCGATACCCTTCAGGTATGGCAAAAACCGCTGGGCGGCCGGCCTCGTCCGCCCCTCTTGCATCCGTCGAGGGGGCGGGGTCGGTGGATCAAATCGCTTTGAACAGGGGGCTGCGAACCTGCTGGGCATCCGCCGCCGAGATGAACTTCTCGATGTAGATATCGCGCTCGAACAAGCGTCCCTGCATCAACGTGCTGATGCAGGCATCGATCATCAGCGGCGGGCCGCACAGGTAGGCCTTGTGCCCACGGAAGTCGTTGTCGAAGTGGGCCTTGGCGGCGTCATGCACGAAGCCACGAAAGCCTTGCCACGACGAGTCTTCAAGCTCATGGGACAGCGCCGGCACGTAGGTGAAGTTGGGGTGCTGCGCGGCCAGGGCGAGAAACTCGTCGTGGTAGTACAACTCGGCACGGTGGCGCTGCCCGTAGACCAGGGTGATCGGCAGCGCGAAACCGTCCGCCAGCAGATCGAGAATCATCGAACGCGGGCTCGACAACCCCGAGCCGCCGGCCATAAAGATCACCGGCAGGTGCGCCGACTTTTTCACGAAAAAACGCCCGTAGGGACCCGTGATGCCCACTCGCTCGCCGACCTGCAATTGCTCATGCACATACGCGGTGCCACGGCCGCCGGGCACGACGCGGATATTCAACTCAATGTCGCTGCCGGGCGCCGGTGCGTTGGCCACCGAAAAGGCCCGGCTGCCAATGCCGTCGGGTAACTGCAGGTTGATGTACTGGCCGGCCTGGAAGTGCATGCCTTCGGGCGCGTCGAGCTTGATCCACACACCTTTGATGGTCGGCGTGAGGGTTTCAATGCGGCTGACGGTGCCAGGAAAATCGCGCACCGGCAGGTTTTGCGCATCGTCGTCTTCGTCGATTTGCGCCTCGATGACCAAATCGCTTTCGGCGGTGGCGCAGCAGGCCAGGCATTTTTTCTCTTCGCGCTCGAAATCCATCAGGGCAAAGCTGGAGGCTTCGCCATGTTCGATTTCGCCATCGACCACCTGGATTTTGCAGGTGGCACACAGCCCGTGGCAGCAGGCATGCGGCAGGTAGATACCGGCGCGCAAGGCGGCGTCGAGAATGGTCTGGCCGGCTTCGATTGCGATGGTCTGGCCCAGCGGTTCGATCGTTAATTCATAGCTCATGACTGGCCCCCTCAGTGGGTCGCACACAGGGTGTTGAGACCGGGCGTCTTGAAGCGCAACTGGTCTTTGTGGCCGATGCCGTTGGCAACCAGGCTGGCGTCCAGGTCGGGCACCCAGGGTTGGTTGTCCTTGAGCCATTGCACGCTCTGCCAGTCGATCAGCGCGGCATCCGGGTCGGCCTGCAACAAGGGGACCAGGGCCGTGTCCAGCAACTGGGCAAAGGTGGTTTGCGGTTCCAGGCACAGCAGGAACGGCGCCGCGAACAGCAAGTGGTGATCCCAGCTGGCATACACCAACTGCTTGCCATTGAAGTTTTCGACGCGATCACGGGCAACGCCCACGTATTCTTTACGGGCGACTACAGGCATGGTGCTCTCCTTATTCTTGTCAGCGGGGCGTGGCCGCCGAATGTGTCGGCCACGCCCGTGGGGTGGTCACGCAGTTACTGGTTGGACGTCGCCATGCCACGCCACATTTCGAAGTTGCGACGGTCCTGGGAGTCGGCGAAGTCGCCGTTGTCCTGGCCGTCCTTGAGCGATACCCAGTCCATCCAGGCGCCCAGGTCGCCATTGGTGGGCGCCTGGAACAGCGCCGGCATCGGCAGCCAGGCCTGGATGTATTTCTCCGGTTCGTTGTTGAAGATGCCCATGCAGTGATCGGAGCAGAAGTGGTACTTGTCGCCCTTGTACTGCACCTGCCGATGGCAGATCAGGGTCGGGTCGTCCGGCTCGGTGAACACCGTGGGCAACTGGCAGCACTGGCACAATTTGGCCAGGCCGTAGTTCTTGAACGGCGTGCCGGCCGCCTCCATTTTCTTGATGTGCTCCCAGCGCGGGCGGTAGTACTTGTCGAAGGTGGTCGGGTACTTGGCGGACAGCCATTGCATGTCGTCATCCGACGGAATCCAGGCATGGAACGCGGTGCCGAAACTCCACTGGTACAGCCCCAGCATGAACTGATGGGACATGTGGTCGATGCTGGCCTCGGCATCGTCCCAGCTCTTGGGTGGACGGATACCGTAGCGCGCCAGATCCTTGAACAGCGCGCCGCCGTTCTCGGCGCCGTAGATCTCCCAGGCCTCGCGCCACGACATCACGCGCTTGGGCAGCATGTAATCCATCATGGTGCTGACCAGGCCCAGCACGCGGAAGCCGCGCCAGAACCACTTGTCGATCCAGCCCTGCACGATCGGCAGGTTGGCCGGGTCTTGCTCGAGCATGAACTTGATGCACTCCAGGCCGAGGGTCATGTGCCGCGCTTCGTCCGACTGCGCGGAGAAGCCAAAGGTGACCGTGGCCATATCGCCGTTATAGGCGGCGCCGGACATGAACGGCACAAACAGCAGGTTGGTGAGCACGTACTCGAACGAAAAGCCGATAGCGATCATGAACTCGAACGGGCCGGCGGACATCGCATCGTCAAAGAACGAACGGGCCACCGAGGTGTACCAGATACGGTCGCGCTGATCGGCAAAGGCATGGAAGCCGTTGTAGAACTTGTTGTAGTTGGACAAGGCGTGGATCTGCGTCTGCGCATGGCGCAGCTCGTCGATGGCCTGCATCTGGCAGGCCACTTGCGTACCGACGCCGCGAAACTCACGGCCCGCACGCGCAAAGCCTTTGTGCGCGGCATATTCGCCGGGGCTGATGGCCTGCAGGAAGATCTTCAGCGCCGACAGGTAGCGCGCATCGGTGATATTCAGGTGGCCGTTGTTCTGCGCGTGGGCGTCGATGATGGCGTAGAACTTGCGCTCCTTTTCGGCCTGGTATTTCCAGTAGGCGTCCATGGTCAGGCGGAACGGGTCTTCCCACTTGTTCCAGTCGTGGATCTTCAGGCCTTCATAGGCGATGTAGGGGAAAATCTCTTCCTCGGTGCGGTACGACGGCTCCCAGGCGAGGTCGCGCGTGAGCAGGCGGTATTTGTCTTTTGCATTGAGCTTTTTGTGAACGGTTTTCATGTCCATGCCAAATATCCTCGCTTAGTTGCCCCAGGTCAGGGTCAAGGCGTCTTCGTCTTCGTCGACATTGCCGGAGAGCGTGATCAGATTGACGTTCAGCTCCTGCATGTCGAAGCTGCGGCCCAGTTGCGCTTCGATGCTTTCGCGACGAATGACCAGGCGGCCCGGCGCGTTGATCTTGACCATGGCCGGCTCGCGGTTGACCACGGCTTCAGGGTTGTCCAGCTCGATCGCTTCGATGATCGGGCGGGTTTCTTCATTGGTTTGCAGTGCAATAAATACAGTCGACATAGCCGCTCCTCAGACCCCAACGCCGGTTTTATCCAGGCGTACCCGGAAGGCCGCCAGTTGCTCGCTCATCACTTCATCCGCGTTGCCGGCAAACTCCTGCTCGATCACCGGCAGCAGGGCCGCGGCGGCGCGGTCGCGCCACTTGATGGTCCAGGCCTGTAGCAGCGCGCGGTTATGTTCGGATTCGGCTGCCGCCACCTTCATCACCGCGTCCACCCACTTGCGGGTTTCCTCGAACCAGTCGCTCATGAACTGGGTGAGCATGGCCACCAGCGCTCCGCCGTCGGCGGCGAAC
It encodes:
- the dmpH gene encoding 2-oxo-3-hexenedioate decarboxylase, with the protein product MSRELTLSREDIVRLCERVEGAQTRAYAIPKLTDDYPQMTIADGYAVQNELRRRYIAQGHRQVGWKAGLTSKAKMQQMGVSVPSIGFLTDRMARPESSAISTADLVHPRVECEVAFVMKAELRGPGCTAADVLAATDYVLPAVEIIDSRFSGFKFDLASVIADNGSSARFVGGGRSRYVADLDLPTLGVVMEKNGEIVTMGAAAAVMGHPAEAIAMLVNILAEMDESLPAGSFVMSGGITEAIAVKPGDSIVARFQELGSVSMRFVE
- the dmpE gene encoding 2-oxopent-4-enoate hydratase; the protein is MNQQTIEQYGDELYQAFVSRRVIAPLLSREPQIRIEDAYRIQERFIARRLAAGETIVGKKIGATSKPVQDFLGVYQPDFGMLTSGMVFADGDTLDLGQMIQPKAEAELAFVLKHDLKGPGITAMDVIRATDYVVPCFEVVDSRIRDWQIKIQDTVADNASCGVFVLGTTRGDPRRLDITLAGMVLEKNGEVFSTGVGAAVQGSPANAVAWLANTLGELGIPFKAGEVILSGSQSALVPVAEGDELVCRVGGLGSCRVKFSGRSAV
- a CDS encoding 2-hydroxymuconic semialdehyde dehydrogenase, which produces MRQIKHFIAGEFTDAASGVRFNKHSPLDNSVICSVSEAGRGEVDAAVSAARTALQGEWGRLGTEQRVELLYGVANEITRRFDDFVEAEMSDTGQPEHVMKHVFIPRGAANFKVFADVIKNVASEAFPMDTPDGRGALNYTLRRPKGVIGVVCPWNAPFMLMTWKVGPALACGNTVVVKPSEESPQTATLLGEVMNTVGIPKGVYNVVHGFGPDSAGEFVTRHPQVDAITFTGETRTGTAIMKAAAEGMRDVSFELGGKNAGIVFADADFDAAVESFSRSVFLNTGQVCLGTERVYVERPIFARFVQALKAKAEAVKYGRPDDRHANYGPLISQEHREKVLSYYRKAVEEGATVVTGGGVPQMPSDLAAGAWVQPTIWTGLPESAAVVQQEIFGPCCHISPFDSEDEVVAKANATEYGLSTTLWTRDLARAHRMAARIDVGITWINSWFLRDLRTPFGGSKQSGIGREGGVHSLEFYTETRNVCVKL
- a CDS encoding NADH:ubiquinone reductase (Na(+)-transporting) subunit F — encoded protein: MSYELTIEPLGQTIAIEAGQTILDAALRAGIYLPHACCHGLCATCKIQVVDGEIEHGEASSFALMDFEREEKKCLACCATAESDLVIEAQIDEDDDAQNLPVRDFPGTVSRIETLTPTIKGVWIKLDAPEGMHFQAGQYINLQLPDGIGSRAFSVANAPAPGSDIELNIRVVPGGRGTAYVHEQLQVGERVGITGPYGRFFVKKSAHLPVIFMAGGSGLSSPRSMILDLLADGFALPITLVYGQRHRAELYYHDEFLALAAQHPNFTYVPALSHELEDSSWQGFRGFVHDAAKAHFDNDFRGHKAYLCGPPLMIDACISTLMQGRLFERDIYIEKFISAADAQQVRSPLFKAI
- a CDS encoding phenol hydroxylase subunit P4 — protein: MPVVARKEYVGVARDRVENFNGKQLVYASWDHHLLFAAPFLLCLEPQTTFAQLLDTALVPLLQADPDAALIDWQSVQWLKDNQPWVPDLDASLVANGIGHKDQLRFKTPGLNTLCATH
- a CDS encoding YHS domain-containing protein, which translates into the protein MDMKTVHKKLNAKDKYRLLTRDLAWEPSYRTEEEIFPYIAYEGLKIHDWNKWEDPFRLTMDAYWKYQAEKERKFYAIIDAHAQNNGHLNITDARYLSALKIFLQAISPGEYAAHKGFARAGREFRGVGTQVACQMQAIDELRHAQTQIHALSNYNKFYNGFHAFADQRDRIWYTSVARSFFDDAMSAGPFEFMIAIGFSFEYVLTNLLFVPFMSGAAYNGDMATVTFGFSAQSDEARHMTLGLECIKFMLEQDPANLPIVQGWIDKWFWRGFRVLGLVSTMMDYMLPKRVMSWREAWEIYGAENGGALFKDLARYGIRPPKSWDDAEASIDHMSHQFMLGLYQWSFGTAFHAWIPSDDDMQWLSAKYPTTFDKYYRPRWEHIKKMEAAGTPFKNYGLAKLCQCCQLPTVFTEPDDPTLICHRQVQYKGDKYHFCSDHCMGIFNNEPEKYIQAWLPMPALFQAPTNGDLGAWMDWVSLKDGQDNGDFADSQDRRNFEMWRGMATSNQ
- a CDS encoding MmoB/DmpM family protein; protein product: MSTVFIALQTNEETRPIIEAIELDNPEAVVNREPAMVKINAPGRLVIRRESIEAQLGRSFDMQELNVNLITLSGNVDEDEDALTLTWGN